A window from Solanum stenotomum isolate F172 chromosome 7, ASM1918654v1, whole genome shotgun sequence encodes these proteins:
- the LOC125870766 gene encoding BTB/POZ domain-containing protein At3g08570, protein MVSSQHSPFITRTIFSDVAGDITIAVNGESFLLHKFPLVSLSGKIRKMVADAKDPNLSELNLTHVPGGPKTFELAAKFCYGMNFEITTTNVARLHCVAEYLEMTEDYREENLIARTETFLVEVVFPNLEKTVEVLSSCDDLLPIAEEVGISDRCIDAIARNACQEQLVSGLSRLDCDSGSLEHKEWWIEDLSVLSIDFYGRVIMAMGHVGLHIDSIIASLMHYAQVSLKGIGKPQIWNPARAYPCEGEKGQKTVVETLVSLLPPEKSSTVPLNFLFGMLRIAIMVDAALACRLEIERRIAFRLEMVLLDDLLIPSVQTGDSLFDVDTVKRILIHFLQRIDQEENGDCGYESENIDSPSHGSLLKVGRLIDTYLAEIAPDPYLSLEKFIAMISVLPDYARVIDDGLYRAIDIYLKAHPMLSEHDCKKLCKFIDCQKLSQEACNHAAQNDRLPVQMTVQVLYFEQLQLKNALCESCGDTQKMSSGVTSAAMSPRDSYASLRRENRELKLEISRMRVRLSDLEKEQVFMKQGMIDKTGQGKTFLTSLSRGIGRFGIFGGPSHGKRRKSEGKTARSRRYSVS, encoded by the exons ATGGTGTCGTCTCAACACTCTCCGTTCATAACCCG CACTATATTCTCTGATGTTGCTGGGGATATTACAATTGCTGTAAATGGAGAGTCTTTCCTGCTGCATAAG TTTCCTTTGGTGTCTCTGAGTGGAAAGATCCGGAAGATGGTGGCTGATGCCAAAGACCCAAATCTCTCAGAATTGAATTTAACTCATGTACCTGGGGGGCCTAAAACATTTGAACTAGCTGCAAAGTTTTGTTATGGCATGAACTTTGAGATCACAACTACGAATGTAGCACGTTTGCATTGTGTGGCAGAATACTTGGAAATGACAGAAGATTATCGTGAAGAGAACCTCATTGCAAGAACAGAAACTTTCCTTGTTGAAGTTGTGTTTCCGAATCTTGAAAAAACGGTGGAGGTTCTTTCTTCTTGTGATGACCTGCTTCCTATTGCAGAGGAGGTTGGTATTTCAGATAGATGCATTGATGCCATTGCCAGGAATGCTTGTCAGGAGCAACTTGTTTCAGGTCTATCTCGTTTAGATTGTGATAGTGGATCTTTGGAACACAAGGAATGGTGGATCGAAGATCTTTCTGTTCTAAGCATTGATTTTTATGGCAGAGTTATCATGGCAATGGGACATGTTGGGTTACACATAGATAGCATAATTGCATCCTTGATGCATTATGCACAGGTCTCTCTAAAGGGTATTGGGAAACCGCAAATTTGGAATCCAGCGAGAGCATATCCATGTGAAGGAGAAAAGGGGCAGAAAACAGTTGTAGAAACTCTTGTTAGTCTATTGCCTCCAGAGAAGAGTTCAACTGTTCCGCTGAATTTTCTTTTTGGGATGTTGAGGATAGCTATCATGGTGGATGCCGCCCTAGCCTGCAGGCTTGAAATTGAGAGGAGGATTGCCTTCAGGTTGGAAATGGTCTTACTTGACGATTTGCTTATACCATCTGTCCAAACGGGTGATTCTTTGTTTGATGTTGACACTGTCAAGCGCATATTGATACATTTCCTCCAAAGGATTGACCAAGAAGAAAATGGAGATTGTGGATATGAATCAGAAAATATTGATTCTCCAAGCCATGGTTCTCTATTGAAAGTTGGACGGCTTATAGACACGTATCTAGCTGAAATAGCTCCTGATCCATATTTGAGCCTTGAGAAATTCATTGCTATGATATCAGTTTTGCCTGATTATGCTCGTGTTATTGATGACGGACTTTACAGAGCTATTGATATTTATTTGAAG GCCCATCCGATGCTAAGTGAGCACGATTGCAAAAAGCTATGCAAATTCATAGATTGTCAAAAGCTGTCTCAAGAAGCATGCAATCATGCAGCACAGAATGACAGGCTCCCAGTTCAAATGACTGTCCAAGTTCTCTACTTTGAGCAGCTCCAACTAAAGAATGCTCTATGCGAAAGTTGTGGAGATACACAAAAGATGAGCAGCGGTGTTACAAGTGCAGCCATGTCTCCTAGAGATTCTTATGCATCTTTAAGGAGAGAGAACCGAGAACTGAAGTTGGAGATATCAAGAATGAGGGTGAGGCTAAGTGACCTGGAGAAAGAACAAGTGTTTATGAAACAAGGGATGATAGACAAAACAGGACAGGGCAAAACATTCTTAACTTCCCTTTCTAGAGGTATAGGAAGGTTTGGTATATTTGGTGGTCCTTCTCACGGTAAACGTAGGAAATCAGAAGGTAAAACTGCTAGGAGTAGGAGGTATTCTGTTTCCTAA
- the LOC125870773 gene encoding V-type proton ATPase subunit E-like yields MNDTDVSKQIQQMVRFIRQEAEEKANEISVSAEEEFQIEKLQLVEAEKKKVRQEYERKTKQVEVRKKIEYSMQLNASRIKVLQAQDDVVSGMKDSARKALLKISGEKNNYKKILRGLIVQSLLRLKEPSLLLRCREMDVSLVKSVVEDAKKEYAEKAKVRAPNVTIDNVYLPPPPNDADPHRASCSGGVVLASDDGKIVCENTLDARLDVVFSQKLPEIRKQLFSKMAA; encoded by the exons ATGAATGACACTGATGTATCAAAACAAATACAGCAAATGGTCAGATTCATTCGGCAGGAAGCCGAAGAGAAGGCCAATGAGATTTCTGTCTCCGCTGAGGAG GAATTTCAAATTGAGAAATTACAATTAGTTGAAGCTGAGAAGAAAAAGGTGAGACAAGAGTATGAGAGGAAAACGAAGCAGGTGGAAGTACGTAAGAAAAT AGAGTATTCTATGCAACTAAATGCATCCCGCATCAAAGTTCTCCAAGCACAAGATGATGTGGTGAGTGGAATGAAGGACTCTGCTAGAAAGGCACTTTTAAAGATTTCTGGTGAAAAGAATAATTACAAAAAGATTCTCAGAGGATTGATTGTTCAG aGTCTGTTGCGACTGAAGGAGCCATCATTGTTATTGAGGTGTAGGGAGATGGATGTTTCATTAGTTAAATCAGTTGTAGAGGATGCAAAAAAAGAGTATGCAGAGAAAGCCAAAGTTCGCGCCCCTAATGTCACCATTGATAATGTCTATCTGCCTCCACCTCCAAATGATGCTGATCCTCATCGTGCCTCTTG CTCTGGAGGAGTAGTTTTGGCTTCTGATGATGGGAAGATTGTATGTGAGAACACACTGGATGCTCGACTGGATGTCGTTTTCAGCCAGAAACTCCCTGAG ATACGTAAACAACTTTTCAGTAAGATGGCTGCATGA